A region from the Methylocella sp. genome encodes:
- a CDS encoding sigma factor-like helix-turn-helix DNA-binding protein, with protein sequence MSLREDLDLRGSRLRRYARALVASHPGASDAADDLVRAALLRAPELEPVGTTSDPDADVYSLLIEMHRDLLRGPSFRAPSRGSSALADGSLRARTLHSPEKIPNLLSPRDKLSCALCGLKLEEKEAFLLIALEGFTYAQAARILKVSRPILIARLSRARERMSQALQESAPGRKAKARPPHLRLVK encoded by the coding sequence GTGAGTTTGCGAGAGGATTTGGATTTGCGTGGATCGCGGCTTCGCCGTTACGCCCGCGCGCTTGTCGCTTCCCACCCCGGCGCCAGCGACGCCGCTGACGATCTCGTCCGCGCGGCCCTACTCCGCGCGCCGGAGCTTGAGCCTGTCGGCACGACTTCAGACCCCGACGCGGATGTTTATTCTCTGCTGATCGAGATGCATCGCGATTTGCTGCGGGGACCAAGTTTCCGCGCGCCGAGCCGGGGCTCGAGCGCTTTGGCGGATGGGAGCCTGCGCGCGCGGACCTTGCACTCCCCCGAGAAAATCCCGAACCTTCTTTCGCCCCGCGATAAGCTTTCCTGCGCGCTCTGCGGACTTAAGCTTGAGGAGAAAGAGGCCTTTTTGCTGATCGCTTTGGAAGGATTTACTTATGCGCAGGCGGCACGAATCCTTAAAGTTTCGCGTCCTATCCTGATCGCGCGCCTGTCCCGCGCGCGGGAGCGCATGAGTCAGGCTCTGCAAGAATCAGCCCCAGGGCGTAAAGCCAAAGCGCGTCCCCCCCATTTGCGGCTGGTCAAATAG
- the fabI gene encoding enoyl-ACP reductase FabI, with product MTQPETMTPRLKTSGILAGKRGLVMGLANNRSIAWGIAKAAHEAGAELAFTFQGESLEKRVRPLALEVDGKVLGHCDVTESASLDAVFAEVERIWGSLDFVVHCVAFSDKDQLTGRYVDTTAENFSNSLLISCYSFTAVAQRAEKLMRKGGSMLTLTYYGAEKWMPHYNVMGVAKAALEASVRYLAADLGAQNIRINAISAGPIKTLAASGIGDFRYILKWNEYNAPLRRSVTIQEVGESAVFLLSPMARGITGEILHVDAGYHVVGMKNPAAPDIAALGKD from the coding sequence ATGACGCAACCGGAAACCATGACGCCTCGCCTGAAGACTTCTGGAATCCTCGCTGGTAAACGCGGCCTTGTCATGGGGCTCGCGAATAATCGGTCAATCGCCTGGGGCATCGCCAAAGCGGCCCATGAAGCGGGCGCCGAACTTGCCTTTACTTTTCAGGGCGAATCGCTGGAAAAGAGAGTGCGACCCCTGGCGCTGGAGGTCGACGGCAAGGTTCTTGGCCATTGCGACGTGACCGAATCCGCAAGTCTCGACGCGGTGTTCGCCGAGGTGGAGCGCATTTGGGGCTCCCTCGATTTCGTCGTCCATTGCGTGGCTTTCTCCGACAAGGATCAATTGACGGGCCGCTATGTCGATACCACGGCGGAAAATTTCAGCAATTCGCTGTTGATTTCCTGTTATTCGTTCACGGCGGTGGCGCAACGCGCCGAAAAACTGATGCGCAAGGGCGGCTCGATGCTAACCCTGACCTATTACGGCGCAGAAAAATGGATGCCGCATTATAATGTGATGGGCGTCGCCAAGGCCGCGCTTGAGGCCAGCGTGCGCTACCTCGCCGCCGATCTCGGCGCGCAGAATATCAGGATCAATGCGATTTCGGCGGGTCCGATCAAGACGCTCGCGGCTTCGGGGATCGGCGATTTCCGCTACATCCTGAAATGGAACGAATATAACGCGCCGCTGCGCCGCTCGGTGACAATCCAGGAAGTCGGCGAAAGCGCCGTCTTTCTATTGTCGCCAATGGCGCGCGGCATCACTGGCGAAATCCTCCATGTCGATGCCGGCTATCATGTCGTCGGCATGAAAAATCCGGCGGCGCCCGACATAGCGGCGCTTGGGAAAGACTAG
- a CDS encoding Pls/PosA family non-ribosomal peptide synthetase encodes MSRDLATAAAFQTEGPSSDSGRGPSAILRGLRQPELIRDELLCEIFAAAVAANPDAVAMVTREGSFTYADVDAKAEAIARGLIRKGLRPGDVAGLWMARGHDLLIAQIAIAKTGAAWLPFDGDAPVERIAVCLSDAEAKGIVVSDDFARKLEGAAPCSIWAAHDLIDASDTTKIDVRALGATPQSAAYLIYTSGSTGTPKGIVISGRNICHYLRSANEVYGLCASDVVFQGASVAFDLSMEEIWLPYLVGATLFVATADILGEAEKLPEIMEANRVSVLDTVPTLLALLPRDVATLRVIILGGEACPPAIANRWCKPSRKIFNSYGPTEATVVATVAEVTPGAPVTIGRPIPNYSCYVADDRLNLVESGVEGELLIGGPGVTAGYLRREELSAEKFIANPFLSAGVAGQASDPTLYRSGDAVAIDANGDLLFRGRIDDQVKVRGFRVELGEIESKLGDLPGVANAAVILRTDDGIEQLVAFIVPTAGAAIETRAMRNGLRAHLPAYMLPSRFETIESLPKLSSGKVDRKSLKLLALSASDPVEEQEDPRTPTEASLLAAAKAVLPPQPIPFDADFFTDLGGHSLLAARFISLVRQTPALARITLQDVYGARSLRAIGELLDRKWAHMAEVEDLSFTPPPLLRRFFCGLAQAAALPIILGLVTAQWLGVFVSYMLLTGADASIGEEIISLIGVYMFINIATVAIVIGAKWLIIGRTKPGRYPLWGVYYFRWWLVRRFIGLVHIKWFQGSPFMRFYLAALGAKIGKDAIIGEVDAGAIDLISIGAGASIGSIANLANARVEGNELVIGSIDIGAEAYIGSSCVIEEDVVIGRGAEMGDLTAIGAGSRLGAWEVWDGSPARKVGMVDRAELDAPSVASGARKFGMGIVYLALLLAIPPLGLLPIFPAFWVFDKIDDVIGVADVDRTLYMASIPVMAWPTAFVMVLVTVGFIAVCRWVILPRVREGVYSVHSWFYLRKWAVTLATEITLETLSSLYATVYMRTWYRLMGAKIGKDAEISTNLSGRYDLVEIGEKNFIADEVVLGDEEVRNGWMTLKRVKTGPRVFVGNSAVVPTGADIPANALIGIKSKPPANHLMHEGDTWFGSPPIKLPVRQKFDAGGANWTYEAPAWKKFARACFEAVTISMPTMLFITFGTWAVEWFSKSVLDGEYFDVAVLFILSSVMICVALTVVVIVLKWLTMGRYEPMVKPMWSWWAMRTEAVAVIYWGMAGKVLLDHLRGTPFLPWLMRLFGTRFGKGVYMDMTDITEFDCVTVGDFASLNALCALQTHLYEDRVMKVGKVFVGKGVTIGAGSTVLYDTEVSDYARLGPLTLVMKGEQIPAHSEWAGAPAEPKAASERIVEKAA; translated from the coding sequence ATGTCGCGTGATTTGGCGACCGCAGCGGCTTTTCAGACGGAAGGCCCGAGTTCCGATTCGGGGCGCGGTCCAAGCGCCATTTTGCGCGGTCTTCGCCAGCCGGAGCTGATTCGCGACGAATTGCTCTGCGAAATTTTTGCCGCCGCCGTCGCAGCGAATCCAGACGCCGTCGCGATGGTGACGCGCGAGGGCAGCTTTACCTACGCAGATGTCGACGCCAAGGCGGAGGCGATTGCGCGGGGTCTCATTCGCAAAGGTCTGCGCCCCGGCGATGTCGCGGGCCTCTGGATGGCGCGGGGCCATGACCTCCTGATCGCCCAGATCGCCATCGCCAAAACGGGAGCCGCCTGGCTGCCTTTCGATGGCGATGCCCCGGTTGAGCGCATCGCAGTGTGTCTCAGCGACGCCGAAGCCAAAGGCATCGTGGTTTCGGATGATTTCGCCCGAAAGCTCGAAGGCGCCGCCCCCTGTTCGATCTGGGCTGCTCACGATCTCATCGATGCGTCGGACACAACCAAAATCGACGTCCGCGCGCTCGGCGCGACGCCGCAAAGCGCGGCCTATCTCATCTACACCTCGGGCTCGACCGGAACGCCCAAAGGCATCGTAATTTCCGGGCGCAATATTTGCCATTATCTGCGCTCCGCCAATGAAGTGTACGGCCTCTGCGCCAGCGACGTCGTTTTCCAGGGCGCGTCGGTCGCCTTCGACCTCTCGATGGAGGAAATCTGGCTCCCCTATCTGGTCGGCGCGACGCTTTTCGTCGCGACCGCGGATATCTTGGGGGAGGCCGAGAAACTGCCCGAAATCATGGAGGCCAATCGCGTCAGCGTGCTCGACACGGTGCCGACTTTGCTCGCGCTGCTGCCGCGCGATGTCGCCACTCTGCGCGTGATCATTCTTGGCGGCGAGGCCTGCCCGCCGGCGATCGCCAACCGCTGGTGCAAGCCCTCGCGCAAGATCTTCAATTCCTATGGTCCGACGGAGGCGACAGTCGTCGCGACAGTCGCGGAAGTAACGCCCGGAGCCCCGGTCACCATCGGGCGGCCGATTCCGAATTACTCCTGTTATGTCGCCGATGATCGGCTCAATCTCGTTGAGTCAGGCGTCGAAGGCGAACTGCTCATCGGCGGTCCCGGCGTCACCGCAGGCTATTTGCGCCGTGAGGAACTGAGCGCCGAGAAATTTATCGCCAATCCGTTCCTCTCCGCCGGCGTTGCGGGCCAAGCGAGTGACCCGACGCTCTACCGTTCCGGCGACGCGGTGGCGATCGACGCTAACGGCGACCTGCTGTTTCGCGGCCGGATCGATGATCAGGTCAAGGTGCGCGGCTTTCGCGTTGAACTCGGCGAGATCGAATCAAAGCTTGGCGATCTGCCGGGCGTCGCCAACGCCGCCGTCATATTGCGCACGGACGACGGGATCGAGCAGCTCGTCGCCTTCATCGTTCCAACGGCGGGAGCGGCGATCGAGACCCGCGCAATGCGCAATGGCCTTCGCGCGCATTTGCCGGCCTATATGCTTCCATCGCGTTTCGAGACGATCGAAAGCTTGCCCAAATTGTCGTCCGGCAAAGTCGATCGCAAGAGCTTGAAACTCCTCGCTCTCTCCGCCAGCGATCCCGTCGAAGAACAAGAAGACCCCCGCACGCCGACCGAAGCGAGCTTGCTCGCCGCGGCCAAGGCTGTTTTGCCGCCGCAGCCGATTCCTTTCGACGCGGATTTTTTTACCGATCTTGGCGGACACTCCCTGTTGGCGGCGCGGTTTATCTCGCTCGTCCGGCAGACGCCGGCGCTGGCGCGCATCACCTTGCAGGATGTCTACGGCGCGCGCTCGCTGCGGGCCATTGGCGAACTCCTTGACCGGAAATGGGCCCACATGGCGGAGGTCGAGGATCTGTCCTTTACGCCGCCGCCCCTGTTGCGACGCTTCTTTTGCGGGCTTGCCCAGGCGGCGGCCCTGCCGATCATCCTCGGGCTCGTGACCGCCCAATGGCTCGGCGTTTTCGTCAGCTACATGCTGCTGACCGGCGCGGACGCGAGCATCGGCGAGGAAATCATCTCGCTCATCGGCGTCTATATGTTCATCAACATCGCGACGGTCGCCATCGTCATCGGCGCGAAATGGCTGATCATCGGACGCACCAAACCTGGCCGCTATCCCTTATGGGGCGTCTATTATTTTCGCTGGTGGCTGGTTAGGCGCTTCATCGGCTTGGTCCATATCAAATGGTTCCAGGGTTCGCCCTTCATGCGGTTTTATCTCGCCGCGCTGGGAGCGAAAATCGGCAAAGACGCGATCATCGGCGAGGTCGATGCAGGCGCAATCGATCTGATTTCGATTGGCGCTGGGGCCAGCATTGGTTCGATCGCCAATCTGGCCAACGCTCGCGTCGAAGGCAATGAACTCGTCATCGGCTCGATCGACATCGGCGCCGAGGCCTATATCGGCTCCTCTTGCGTCATCGAGGAAGATGTCGTCATCGGGCGCGGAGCCGAAATGGGCGACCTTACGGCGATTGGGGCGGGAAGCCGCCTCGGGGCGTGGGAAGTCTGGGACGGCTCGCCGGCGCGCAAGGTCGGCATGGTCGATCGCGCCGAGCTTGACGCTCCCTCGGTTGCGTCCGGAGCCCGCAAATTCGGCATGGGAATTGTTTATCTGGCGCTGCTTCTGGCCATACCGCCGCTTGGCCTGCTGCCGATTTTTCCGGCCTTTTGGGTATTCGACAAGATCGACGACGTGATCGGCGTCGCCGATGTCGATCGCACGCTGTACATGGCCTCGATACCGGTCATGGCCTGGCCGACTGCGTTCGTAATGGTTCTCGTCACCGTAGGCTTCATCGCCGTCTGCAGATGGGTGATCTTGCCGCGCGTGCGCGAGGGGGTCTATTCGGTTCATTCCTGGTTCTATTTGCGCAAATGGGCGGTGACGCTCGCCACCGAGATCACGCTCGAGACGCTGTCATCGCTTTACGCGACCGTTTATATGCGCACCTGGTATCGGCTGATGGGCGCCAAGATCGGCAAGGACGCCGAGATTTCGACGAATCTGTCCGGACGTTACGATCTGGTCGAGATCGGCGAGAAGAATTTCATCGCCGATGAAGTCGTTCTAGGCGATGAAGAAGTTCGCAACGGCTGGATGACGCTCAAGCGAGTTAAGACGGGCCCGCGCGTCTTCGTCGGCAATAGCGCCGTCGTTCCGACCGGCGCCGATATCCCCGCCAACGCCCTGATCGGCATCAAGTCAAAGCCGCCGGCGAATCATCTGATGCATGAGGGCGACACCTGGTTTGGCTCGCCCCCGATCAAATTGCCGGTGCGGCAGAAATTCGACGCGGGCGGCGCCAATTGGACCTATGAAGCGCCGGCTTGGAAGAAATTCGCGCGCGCCTGCTTTGAGGCCGTGACGATTTCGATGCCGACCATGCTGTTCATCACCTTCGGCACTTGGGCGGTGGAATGGTTCAGCAAAAGCGTCCTTGACGGCGAATATTTCGATGTCGCCGTGCTGTTCATATTGTCCTCGGTCATGATCTGCGTCGCCCTGACGGTCGTTGTTATCGTCCTGAAATGGCTTACGATGGGGCGTTATGAGCCGATGGTTAAACCGATGTGGTCATGGTGGGCGATGCGCACTGAGGCGGTCGCCGTGATCTACTGGGGCATGGCGGGGAAGGTCCTGCTCGATCATCTGCGCGGCACGCCCTTTCTTCCCTGGCTGATGCGCCTGTTCGGCACTAGGTTCGGCAAGGGCGTCTATATGGACATGACCGACATCACCGAGTTCGACTGCGTGACGGTCGGGGATTTTGCCTCTCTCAACGCGCTTTGCGCTTTGCAGACGCATCTTTATGAGGATCGCGTGATGAAGGTCGGCAAGGTTTTTGTCGGCAAGGGCGTCACCATCGGCGCGGGTTCGACGGTTCTTTATGATACTGAGGTGTCCGATTACGCCCGGCTTGGGCCGCTAACCCTGGTCATGAAGGGCGAACAGATTCCGGCTCATTCGGAATGGGCCGGAGCGCCGGCGGAGCCGAAGGCCGCGTCGGAGCGGATTGTCGAGAAGGCCGCCTGA
- a CDS encoding uracil-DNA glycosylase, whose protein sequence is MSQTAIAAGEEARESRRDPDFACQLCPRLAAFREANRIAEPAWRNAPVPTFGSDQAAVLIVGLAPGLRGANRTGRPFTGDYAGDLLYTTLIEFGFAEGIYQARADDGLCLKGCAITNAVRCVPPQNKPTPQEITTCRTFLGATIETAGQLSAIVALGRIAHDSVVRAFGGKLSAFPFAHGAEHALPPRGNRPRRDGKPINLFDSYHCSRYNTNTGVLTPQMFRDVFAALRRRLDQSA, encoded by the coding sequence TTGAGCCAAACAGCGATTGCGGCGGGCGAGGAAGCTCGGGAGAGCCGGCGCGATCCTGATTTCGCGTGTCAGCTCTGCCCGCGTCTTGCTGCCTTTCGCGAGGCTAACCGAATCGCCGAGCCTGCATGGCGCAATGCGCCGGTCCCGACCTTCGGATCAGACCAAGCCGCTGTCCTCATCGTCGGGCTAGCGCCTGGCCTCCGCGGCGCTAACAGAACCGGCCGCCCCTTTACGGGCGATTATGCCGGTGATCTGCTTTATACGACGCTGATCGAATTCGGCTTCGCCGAAGGAATTTATCAGGCCCGCGCGGACGATGGCCTGTGCCTCAAAGGCTGCGCCATCACCAATGCGGTCCGCTGCGTCCCGCCGCAGAACAAGCCGACGCCGCAGGAAATAACCACCTGTCGCACATTTCTCGGCGCGACGATCGAAACCGCAGGACAGCTTTCCGCCATCGTCGCATTGGGCCGGATAGCGCATGATTCCGTTGTCCGCGCCTTTGGCGGCAAACTATCGGCATTTCCGTTCGCCCATGGGGCCGAACACGCCTTGCCTCCGCGAGGGAATCGGCCGCGAAGGGATGGAAAGCCGATCAATCTTTTCGACAGCTATCATTGCTCTCGCTACAACACGAACACTGGCGTTTTGACGCCGCAGATGTTTCGCGATGTCTTCGCCGCATTGCGGCGGCGGCTTGACCAGTCGGCCTGA
- a CDS encoding NYN domain-containing protein: MADQERIGLFIDGANLYATAKSLGFDIDYKRLLKEFQSRGKLIRAYYYTALVEDQEYSSIRPLVDWLDYNGYAVVTKPTKEFVDSLGRRKVKGNMDIELAVDAMEMAEHLDHMVLFSGDGDFRSLVEAVQRKGVRVSVVSTNTTQPAMVADELRRQADEFIDIIHLAAKIGRDSGERTERPQKIQDRRPAPAGHFDPELTDDHLD, encoded by the coding sequence ATGGCTGACCAAGAGCGAATTGGCCTCTTCATTGACGGCGCGAACCTGTACGCGACTGCAAAGTCTTTAGGTTTTGATATTGATTACAAGCGTCTTCTGAAGGAATTCCAAAGCCGCGGCAAGCTGATAAGGGCGTATTATTATACTGCGCTTGTCGAGGATCAGGAGTATTCGTCAATTCGACCGCTCGTCGATTGGCTCGACTATAATGGCTATGCGGTTGTCACCAAGCCAACAAAAGAATTCGTGGATTCGCTCGGCCGGCGCAAGGTCAAGGGAAACATGGATATCGAGCTTGCGGTTGACGCGATGGAAATGGCGGAACATCTCGACCATATGGTTCTCTTTTCCGGCGATGGCGACTTTCGGTCGCTGGTCGAAGCGGTGCAACGCAAAGGCGTTCGGGTTTCGGTCGTGTCCACAAACACGACGCAGCCAGCGATGGTCGCGGATGAGCTCCGCCGTCAAGCCGATGAATTTATCGACATTATTCACCTCGCTGCAAAAATCGGCCGCGATTCTGGCGAACGCACGGAGCGCCCGCAAAAGATCCAAGACCGGCGGCCCGCGCCGGCCGGCCATTTCGATCCTGAATTGACTGACGACCACCTGGATTGA
- the rpoZ gene encoding DNA-directed RNA polymerase subunit omega, with protein MARVTVEDCVDKVENRFELVLIASHRARLIASGGQITVERDNDKNPVIALREIADATQAPEDLKEDFIQSLQKHVEVDEPEAEAVPALASGPEESLSGGGMDIQFDRMTEEDLLRGLEGLVPPAETEDEGD; from the coding sequence ATGGCCCGCGTCACCGTTGAAGATTGCGTCGATAAAGTTGAAAATCGTTTTGAACTGGTTCTCATCGCCAGTCATCGGGCGCGCTTGATCGCGTCCGGCGGCCAAATCACTGTCGAACGCGATAATGACAAGAACCCGGTTATCGCTCTGCGCGAGATCGCCGACGCCACTCAGGCGCCGGAAGATCTAAAGGAAGACTTCATCCAGTCTTTGCAGAAGCACGTCGAAGTGGACGAGCCCGAAGCCGAAGCCGTTCCGGCGCTGGCTTCAGGGCCCGAAGAGTCCCTTTCCGGCGGCGGCATGGACATCCAATTCGATCGCATGACCGAAGAGGATCTCCTGCGCGGCCTCGAGGGGCTGGTGCCTCCGGCTGAAACCGAAGACGAGGGCGATTAA
- a CDS encoding bifunctional (p)ppGpp synthetase/guanosine-3',5'-bis(diphosphate) 3'-pyrophosphohydrolase, with the protein MMRQYELVDRVRRYNPQADEVLLNRAYVYAMKAHGAQKRASGDPYFSHPLEVAAILTDMKLDDATIVAAVLHDTIEDTDSTREEIDRIFGSDIGRLVDGLTKLKRLDLVSKRAAHAENFRKLLLAIAEDVRVLLVKLADRLHNMRTLHFVAPDKRARIAEETLDIYAPLAGRMGMQRMRDELEDLAFRHLMPDAYAMIETRLEGLRQKNGKIIATIEKELADEFAERGIEANVEGRQKRPYSVWRKMERKSIAFEQLSDIFGFRVVVPSVEDCYRVVGVVHTKWAVVPGRFKDYISTPKQNDYQSIHTTVVGPGRQRAELQVRTAAMQDIASNGIAAHALYKDGRVANRETLTNESRAYQWLRRTIALLAEGDTPEEFLEHTKLELFHDQVFCFTPKGRLIALPRGATPIDFAYAVHTDVGNSAVGAKINGLHAPLLSELQNGDEVEIARAEGQTPPAVWETLVITGKARSAIRRATRDAVRAQYAGLGRQIVTRAFERAGKPYAEEKLKAVLPRLARANVEDVLAAVGRGEMFSGDVVKAVYPEFMEERKTTVPARPRGEAGWFGMKKGASLVFKIPGEGSEEQKRNSIPIRGLQGDLPVRFAPNGGAVPGDRIVGILTPGEGITIYPIQSPDLTAFDEQPERWLDVRWDIEEGRHNFFPARIVITAINEPGALGMISTVIGDHAANIDNIVFRPLSADFREMTIDIEVNDLKHLNAIISNLRSRPVVSKVERVNG; encoded by the coding sequence ATGATGCGGCAATATGAACTCGTCGACCGTGTGCGGCGCTATAATCCGCAAGCCGACGAAGTGCTGCTCAATCGGGCGTATGTCTATGCGATGAAGGCGCACGGCGCGCAGAAGCGCGCCTCTGGCGACCCCTATTTTTCGCATCCTCTCGAAGTCGCCGCGATCCTCACAGACATGAAGCTCGACGACGCGACCATAGTCGCCGCCGTCCTGCACGACACGATTGAGGACACTGATTCGACGCGGGAGGAAATCGACCGGATTTTCGGTTCCGATATCGGTCGTTTGGTCGATGGGCTGACCAAACTCAAGAGGCTGGACCTCGTCTCCAAACGCGCGGCGCATGCCGAGAACTTCCGCAAACTGCTGCTGGCGATCGCCGAGGACGTCCGCGTGCTTCTGGTCAAGCTCGCCGATCGGCTGCACAACATGCGCACGCTGCATTTCGTCGCCCCGGACAAACGGGCGAGAATCGCCGAGGAGACGTTGGACATTTACGCACCCCTGGCCGGCCGTATGGGCATGCAGAGGATGCGCGACGAATTGGAGGATCTGGCCTTCCGGCATCTGATGCCGGACGCCTATGCGATGATCGAGACGCGGCTTGAGGGCCTGCGTCAGAAGAATGGCAAGATCATCGCGACGATTGAGAAAGAGCTGGCGGATGAATTCGCCGAGCGCGGCATCGAGGCCAATGTCGAGGGGCGCCAAAAGCGGCCTTACTCGGTTTGGCGCAAGATGGAGCGCAAATCGATCGCTTTTGAGCAGCTATCCGACATCTTCGGTTTTAGGGTGGTGGTTCCAAGCGTCGAGGATTGCTATCGCGTGGTTGGGGTCGTGCATACCAAATGGGCGGTCGTGCCGGGCCGCTTTAAGGATTATATCTCGACGCCAAAGCAGAACGACTATCAATCGATCCATACGACTGTGGTGGGTCCGGGGCGCCAGCGGGCCGAGCTCCAGGTGCGAACGGCGGCGATGCAGGACATCGCCAGCAACGGCATCGCCGCCCATGCGCTTTATAAAGATGGGCGCGTCGCCAATCGTGAAACCTTGACCAATGAGAGCCGCGCCTATCAATGGCTGCGCCGGACGATTGCGCTTCTCGCCGAGGGCGATACCCCCGAGGAGTTTCTGGAGCACACTAAGCTTGAGCTGTTTCATGATCAGGTTTTTTGCTTTACCCCCAAGGGTCGGTTGATCGCTTTGCCTCGCGGCGCGACGCCGATCGATTTCGCCTATGCGGTGCACACGGATGTCGGCAATTCCGCCGTCGGGGCCAAAATCAATGGCCTGCACGCGCCCTTGCTGTCGGAATTGCAGAATGGCGATGAAGTCGAGATCGCTCGGGCCGAGGGGCAGACGCCGCCAGCCGTTTGGGAGACCCTGGTAATTACTGGCAAGGCGCGTTCGGCGATCCGGCGGGCGACCCGCGACGCCGTGCGGGCGCAATATGCCGGTCTAGGGCGGCAGATTGTGACGCGCGCCTTCGAGCGGGCCGGGAAACCCTACGCGGAAGAGAAGCTTAAAGCCGTACTGCCCCGTCTTGCTCGCGCCAATGTCGAGGATGTTCTCGCCGCCGTCGGCCGCGGCGAAATGTTCTCCGGCGATGTGGTGAAGGCGGTCTATCCGGAGTTCATGGAGGAGCGTAAGACGACGGTCCCGGCCCGTCCGAGGGGCGAGGCGGGCTGGTTCGGCATGAAAAAGGGGGCGAGCCTCGTATTCAAGATTCCCGGCGAAGGGAGCGAGGAGCAAAAGCGCAATTCAATTCCGATCCGCGGCCTGCAGGGAGATCTGCCAGTGCGGTTCGCGCCCAACGGCGGCGCCGTGCCGGGCGACCGCATCGTCGGCATTCTGACTCCGGGGGAGGGCATTACGATCTATCCGATCCAGTCCCCAGATCTCACCGCCTTCGACGAACAGCCCGAACGTTGGCTTGACGTCCGCTGGGACATCGAAGAGGGAAGGCATAATTTTTTTCCGGCGCGGATCGTCATAACGGCGATCAACGAACCGGGGGCCTTGGGGATGATCTCGACAGTGATCGGCGATCATGCCGCCAACATCGACAACATCGTCTTCAGACCCCTTTCCGCCGACTTTCGCGAAATGACCATCGACATTGAGGTCAATGATTTGAAGCATCTGAACGCCATCATTTCAAATTTACGGTCCCGGCCTGTGGTCAGCAAGGTCGAACGGGTGAACGGATAA
- a CDS encoding pyridoxine 5'-phosphate synthase codes for MAARRLRLGVNVDHVATLRNARGGGFPDPVRAALLAIEAGADGITAHLREDRRHIRDDDMARLKQKISKPLNFEMAATDEMVAIAIDTRPHACCLVPEKRSERTTEGGLDVMGGHDHLKIVAAELAKAGVRVSLFIEPGPDAVKAARSIGAPVVELHTGSWCDALAHGEAANAEREFGRIRAAAALAKDLGIECHAGHGLDFSSAETISAVPEIVELNIGHYLIAEAIFVGLGPAIAKMRAAMDAGRALAV; via the coding sequence ATGGCCGCGCGTCGCCTGCGCCTTGGCGTTAATGTCGATCACGTCGCAACCCTGCGCAACGCGCGGGGCGGCGGCTTTCCCGATCCCGTCCGCGCCGCGCTGCTGGCGATTGAGGCTGGGGCCGACGGCATCACGGCGCATCTCCGCGAGGATCGCCGGCATATTCGCGATGATGATATGGCCCGGCTGAAGCAAAAGATCTCAAAGCCGCTCAACTTCGAGATGGCGGCGACCGATGAAATGGTCGCTATTGCGATCGATACGCGGCCGCACGCCTGCTGCCTCGTGCCGGAAAAACGCAGCGAGCGCACCACCGAAGGCGGCCTCGACGTCATGGGCGGCCATGATCATTTGAAAATCGTCGCGGCGGAGTTGGCCAAGGCCGGGGTGCGGGTCTCGCTGTTCATCGAGCCCGGACCCGATGCCGTAAAGGCGGCGCGCTCCATCGGTGCGCCCGTGGTTGAATTGCATACCGGCTCCTGGTGCGACGCGCTTGCGCATGGCGAGGCGGCGAACGCAGAGCGCGAGTTTGGGCGGATCAGAGCTGCGGCTGCGCTGGCCAAGGATCTCGGGATCGAATGCCACGCCGGCCACGGCCTTGATTTTTCAAGCGCGGAAACGATCTCGGCCGTGCCGGAAATTGTCGAATTGAACATCGGCCATTATCTCATCGCCGAAGCGATCTTTGTTGGTCTTGGACCGGCGATTGCAAAAATGCGGGCGGCGATGGACGCGGGCCGGGCGCTCGCGGTTTGA
- the acpS gene encoding holo-ACP synthase has product MIIGFGNDLCDIRRIEDSLARFGERFTRRVFTEVERQKSDGQASRAASYAKRFAAKEACAKALGTGLRFGVAWREMGVVNLASGQPTLVLTGGAAARLAILTPRACRAVIHLTLTDEYPLAQAQVIIEALEDPDAVLLGTDSGIFEA; this is encoded by the coding sequence ATGATCATCGGTTTTGGCAACGATCTTTGCGATATCCGCCGCATTGAAGATTCCCTGGCGCGCTTTGGCGAGCGCTTCACGCGGCGCGTTTTCACCGAGGTCGAGCGCCAGAAATCGGATGGCCAGGCGTCGCGCGCCGCATCCTACGCCAAGCGCTTCGCGGCGAAGGAGGCTTGCGCCAAGGCGCTGGGCACTGGGCTGCGCTTCGGCGTCGCCTGGCGCGAGATGGGGGTCGTCAATTTGGCGTCCGGCCAACCGACCTTGGTCTTGACCGGCGGCGCTGCGGCGCGGCTTGCAATCCTGACCCCGCGGGCCTGTCGAGCGGTCATCCATCTGACGCTGACCGACGAATATCCTTTAGCGCAAGCGCAAGTAATCATTGAGGCGCTCGAAGATCCGGATGCCGTCCTGCTAGGGACGGATTCGGGGATTTTCGAGGCGTGA